In Xiphias gladius isolate SHS-SW01 ecotype Sanya breed wild chromosome 5, ASM1685928v1, whole genome shotgun sequence, the following are encoded in one genomic region:
- the anxa13 gene encoding annexin A13, producing the protein MVNPTAAAATSHTGSCRFGPQLGSGEDNHPRDAPAASPRQIPSSRSNADADTADHHHPVEMGNFQPTIVPYEDFDVLADIKAIRKACKGFGTDEQAIIDVLANRSSAQRQEIKQAYFEKYDDELVDKLKSELSGNFEKAILAMLDPPVIYAVKELRKAMKGAGTDEDVLVEILCTATNADIAMFKECYFQVHERDLEADIEGDTSGDVRNLLMALLQGNRDESYEVDEVLAEQDATSLFEAGEGRFGTDESTFSYILASRNYLQLQATFKIYEQLSGTEILDAIENETSGTLKKCYIALVRVAKNPPLYFARRLNKAMKGAGTDEDTLIRIIVCRSEYDLETIKDMYLEKYDVSLKDALRDECGGDFKRLLLAICH; encoded by the exons ATGGTTAACCCGACCGCGGCGGCGGCGACGTCACACACCGGTTCCTGCCGCTTTGGGCCGCAGCTCGGGTCTGGAGAGGACAACCACCCCAGAGACGCTCCTGCCGCTTCGCCCCGACAGATCCCCAGCAGCCGGAGTAACGCCGACGCCGACACCGCCGACCACCACCACCCCGTCGAAATGGGCAACTTCCAA CCCACAATCGTGCCCTATGAGGATTTTGATGTCTTAGCTGACATCAAGGCCATCCGCAAAGCCTGCAAAGGCTTCG gaaCTGATGAGCAGGCCATTATTGACGTCCTGGCAAACCGCAGCTCAGCTCAGCGTCAGGAAATTAAACAGGCCTATTTTGAAAAGTATGACGAT GAGCTGGTGGATAAGTTGAAGAGTGAGCTGTCAGGAAACTTCGAGAAGGCCATCCTCGCCATGCTGGACCCGCCCGTCATCTACGCCGTGAAGGAGCTGAGGAAGGCCATGAAGGGAGCGGGCACTGACGAAGACGTCCTGGTGGAAATCCTCTGCACCGCCACCAACGCT GACATCGCCATGTTCAAGGAATGCTACTTTCAGG tgcatGAACGTGATCTAGAAGCAGACATCGAGGGAGATACAAGCGGGGATGTGAGAAACCTCCTCATGGCTCTTTTGCAG GGCAACAGAGATGAGAGTTACGAGGTGGATGAGGTTCTGGCTGAACAAGATGCTACTTCCCTGTTTGAG GCTGGTGAGGGTCGTTTCGGGACAGACGAGTCCACCTTCAGCTACATTCTGGCCTCCAGAAATTACCTGCAGCTCCAGGCCACCTTCAAGATATATGAGCAG ctCTCTGGAACTGAAATCCTGGATGCCATTGAGAATGAGACTTCTGGGACACTGAAAAAATGCTACATTGCTCTTG TGAGAGTCGCTAAGAACCCTCCGCTCTACTTTGCCAGGCGCCTGAACAAGGCAATGAAAGGAGCAGGCACCGATGAGGACACCCTTATACGTATCATTGTGTGTCGCTCTGAG TACGATTTGGAGACCATCAAAGACATGTACCTGGAGAAGTACGACGTGTCTCTTAAGGACGCCCTGAGGGACGAGTGCGGCGGCGACTTTAAACGCCTGCTCCTGGCTATCTGCCACTGA
- the LOC120789854 gene encoding coiled-coil domain-containing protein 106-like, with protein MSSVWQQEPSGYSPCVEIDSSSVRTKDRLGPPAWLKQEQDDLRIIKWESFQSGASADAVQDNTPSSAMSAASHVESLPPRVLLTITKLQCMLESKEERIAALERQVEDLMQDRKFLRSQIENLTSNRSMPTFASPGPVTEAPKPSKVQHSENKSRKRERASSSSSDSGDSSSEASDSSEVSAASSEHRRRKHHKDKKRSKKGKDYSRKRATGVQYVIHRYKQVLSAFIKKKSMSEAFRHLGIDRNTIANTASIAELHLAGKDMVPLVGMFRQGEETLVSYAQRCTLVIDSDADLSRRIDQMKANGELLPISGKRPRVLHSHMQQMGGAAESILIG; from the exons ATGTCGTCTGTGTGGCAGCAGGAGCCGTCAGGCTACTCTCCCTGCGTAGAGATCGACTCCAGCTCGGTGAGGACCAAGGACAGGCTCGGCCCTCCGGCCTGGCTGAAGCAGGAGCAGGATGACCTCCGCATCATCAAGTGGGAGAGTTTTCAGTCGGGAGCCTCGGCAGATGCCGTCCAGGACAACACACCCAGCAGTGCCATGTCAG CTGCCTCACATGTAGAAAGCTTGCCCCCGAGGGTGCTGCTGACGATCACCAAGCTGCAGTGCATGCTGGAGAGCAAGGAGGAGCGCATTGCTGCACTGGAGAGACAGGTGGAGGACCTGATGCAGGACCGCAAGTTCCTGAGGAGCCAGATTGAAAACCTCACAAGCAATCGCTCCATGCCAACGTTTGCTTCACCCGGTCCAGTGACCGAAG CTCCCAAACCCAGCAAAGTGCAGCACTCGGAAAACAAATCCCGGAAGAGGGAAAGAGCCTCCTCCAGTTCCTCGGACAGCGGCGACAGCAGTTCCGAAGCGTCCGACTCGTCCGAAGTGTCGGCGGCCTCGAGTGAacacaggaggaggaaacaCCATAAGGACAAGAAAAGATCAAAGAAAGGGAAGGACTACAGCAGAAAGAGAG CCACAGGCGTCCAGTACGTCATCCACCGCTACAAGCAGGTCCTGTCCGCCTTCATCAAGAAGAAGAGCATGAGTGAAGCCTTCCGCCATCTCGGAATCGACCGCAACACCATCGCGAACACGGCGTCCATTGCCGAGCTCCACCTGGCCGGCAAAGACATGGTCCCCTTGGTGGGCATGTTTCGCCAGGGAGAGGAGACTCTGGTCAGCTACGCCCAAAGGTGCACCTTAGTCATCGACAGCGACGCTGACCTGTCCAGGAGAATAGACCAGATGAAGGCCAACGGCGAGCTCCTGCCCATCTCAGGGAAAAGGCCGCGGGTGTTACATTCTCACATGCAGCAGATGGGGGGTGCTGCAGAAAGCATTTTAATAGGTTGA